The window ACTTCCAAAAACACTTCACCAGCACTCACTTCACTGCCACTTGGAAGGCATTTTCTAATCTCCAATCCCGCTTTTTTAAACAACCTACAACACTCTTCCGTCCCGCACACAACGATATCGTGTCTGGCAGAAAACTCCATTCTTCCCCTTTCCTTTCCTATCCCAAGCAGATAGGTAGTCAGGTCAAAGTAAGGAACGTCTTCCCTCAAAAGGGCATCTATCTCTTCTTCAGAAAACACTACCATCTCTCACCCCTGTTAGTTAATCGGTTTATCAGGTAAAGAATAGTTAAAGAAATCACTGCTGTAACTGCAGATAAAAGGTTGGCTTTTTCAAAATCCCCGCCCGACACCGCGCTGTAAATCTCTATCGGTATCGTATTCGTTTGAAAAGGTATATTGCCTGCAAGCATAAGAGTAGCACCGAATTCACCCATCGCCCTTGCAAAAGAGAGGACAACTGCCGCGATTATTCCCCTTTTAGCAAGAGGCAAAATAACCCTAAAGAACGTCTTCAGCTCACCTTTACCCAAAGTGTAAGAAACGTATATAAGGTTTTTATCAACCGATTCTATTGCAGCTCTTGCTCCTTTAACGAAAATCGGGAAAGCAGCAACGGAAGAAGCGACAACAGCAGCATACCAGGTAAACACTATCCCAGTTTTGAAGAG is drawn from Desulfurobacterium pacificum and contains these coding sequences:
- the modB gene encoding molybdate ABC transporter permease subunit, whose amino-acid sequence is MISLDPEALFSIKLSLKVSTISALLVMLFGLPVAYFLALKKFPFKNLLDALITLPLVFPPTVTGYLLLLLLGKNGVIGSLIYKLFKTGIVFTWYAAVVASSVAAFPIFVKGARAAIESVDKNLIYVSYTLGKGELKTFFRVILPLAKRGIIAAVVLSFARAMGEFGATLMLAGNIPFQTNTIPIEIYSAVSGGDFEKANLLSAVTAVISLTILYLINRLTNRGERW